One genomic segment of Aythya fuligula isolate bAytFul2 chromosome 5, bAytFul2.pri, whole genome shotgun sequence includes these proteins:
- the GPX2 gene encoding glutathione peroxidase 2: MSVPVAKSFYDLSATSLQGEKVDFNVFRGRVVLIENVASLUGTTVRDYTQLNQLQARYPRRLVVLGFPCNQFGYQENGTNEEILNCLKHVRPGGGFEPNFTLFQKCQVNGQDTHPVFAYLKAHLPAPVDEPDHLMSEPRYVVWSPVRRSDISWNFEKFLVGPEGEPFRRYSPRLPTAQLEPDIQRLLKLAK, encoded by the exons ATGAGCGTCCCCGTGGCCAAGTCCTTCTACGACCTGAGCGCCACCTCCTTGCAGGGGGAGAAGGTGGACTTCAACGTCTTCCGGGGCCGCGTGGTCCTCATCGAGAACGTGGCGTCGCTCTGAGGCACCACGGTGCGGGATTACACCCAGCTCAACCAGCTGCAGGCTCGCTACCCGCGGcggctggtggtgctgggcttCCCCTGCAACCAATTTGGCTACCAG GAGAACGGCACCAACGAGGAGATCCTCAACTGCCTGAAGCACGTGCGGCCGGGGGGCGGCTTCGAGCCCAACTTCACCCTGTTCCAGAAGTGCCAGGTGAACGGGCAGGACACCCACCCCGTCTTCGCCTACCTGAAAGCCCACCTGCCCGCCCCGGTGGACGAACCCGACCACCTGATGAGCGAGCCCCGCTACGTGGTGTGGAGCCCCGTGCGGCGCTCCGACATCTCCTGGAACTTCGAGAAGTTCCTGGTGGGTCCCGAGGGGGAACCTTTCCGCCGCTACAGCCCCCGCCTGCCCACCGCCCAGCTGGAGCCCGACATCCAGCGCCTCCTCAAGCTGGCCAAGTAG